A window from Vulcanimicrobium alpinum encodes these proteins:
- a CDS encoding glycosyltransferase, protein MLLLAATVLEGLAGLRALARMATTFGGSALAPSPPAAAGSIDAIVPVLNEERRLAPALAALAACGPSLGTILVVDGGSTDRTRDVVLAARARDSRIRLVDAGLPGPGWNGKAWNLAAGLALSQATWIATIDADVRIGAGLLDAAVARAQRDRLVLLSVATRQELADIGAALLHPALLTTLVYRAGLPNVVTGDPGRVQANGQVMVASRETLRETGALAAARASRCEDVTIARTVAASGARVGFFEGDATVRMHDSGAECAANWPRSLTLLDGFVGRGKLAFALAEVLFAQALPLPTLALIALDGGHAPYARTMLAIAVALVAMRLGVLAGTRRAYPHAPPAYWLSPLADLPAVALVIASALRRTHRWRGRTLVTEGVA, encoded by the coding sequence ATGCTGCTGCTCGCCGCGACCGTGCTGGAAGGTCTGGCCGGACTGCGCGCGCTCGCGCGGATGGCGACCACGTTCGGCGGATCTGCGCTCGCGCCGTCGCCGCCCGCCGCCGCGGGCAGCATCGACGCGATCGTCCCGGTGCTGAACGAAGAACGCCGGCTCGCTCCGGCGCTCGCCGCGCTCGCCGCGTGCGGCCCGTCGCTCGGCACGATCCTCGTCGTCGACGGCGGCTCGACCGATCGCACCCGCGACGTCGTGCTCGCTGCGCGCGCACGCGATTCGCGCATCCGGCTCGTCGACGCGGGGCTGCCCGGCCCCGGCTGGAACGGCAAAGCCTGGAACCTCGCCGCCGGTCTCGCGCTCTCGCAGGCGACGTGGATCGCGACGATCGACGCCGACGTGCGCATCGGAGCGGGGCTGCTCGACGCCGCCGTCGCGCGCGCGCAGCGCGACCGCCTCGTGCTGCTCAGCGTCGCGACGCGTCAGGAACTCGCCGACATCGGCGCCGCGCTGCTGCATCCCGCGCTGCTGACGACGCTCGTCTATCGCGCCGGTCTGCCGAACGTCGTCACCGGCGATCCCGGCCGCGTGCAGGCCAACGGTCAAGTGATGGTCGCGTCGCGCGAGACGCTGCGCGAGACCGGTGCGCTCGCCGCGGCCCGCGCCTCGCGCTGCGAAGACGTGACGATCGCGCGCACCGTCGCGGCATCCGGCGCGCGCGTCGGCTTCTTCGAAGGCGACGCGACGGTGCGGATGCACGACTCCGGCGCCGAGTGCGCCGCGAACTGGCCGCGTTCGCTCACGCTGCTCGACGGGTTCGTCGGCCGCGGTAAGCTCGCGTTCGCGCTCGCCGAGGTGCTCTTCGCGCAAGCGCTGCCGCTGCCGACGCTGGCGCTGATCGCACTCGACGGCGGACACGCACCGTACGCGCGCACGATGCTCGCAATCGCCGTCGCGCTCGTCGCGATGCGTTTGGGCGTGCTGGCGGGAACGCGGCGCGCGTATCCGCACGCCCCGCCGGCCTACTGGCTCTCGCCGCTCGCCGATCTTCCCGCCGTCGCGCTCGTCATCGCAAGCGCGCTGCGGCGCACGCACCGCTGGCGCGGGCGCACGCTCGTCACCGAAGGAGTCGCATGA
- a CDS encoding SpoIIE family protein phosphatase: MRSPQRAERAVDPSITASLPVLVWITAPDAGLVYANERWREYTGSDVLGLSRFEVTEQFVHPDDRVRVNDYWKARRLRREPGEIDFRIRRADGGFRWHHASVAPRIGPDGDVVDWIGTAVDVDVPKRNEFALQLLGDINDALASALDLDQVFWAVGLVVPNVADWCVIHLLCDDGTIETPAIHHRDPAKVTLAREMVALYPVGYRSPTARVIDTGETLFIPVVPPELRGAAARDARHRAMLERLDIQSGIIVPMRGRGRVFGALQFSNGAGERTFDAIDLRTAELIAKRLALAIENARAFERERRVADTFQLAALPQSLPRIEDIGLDAIYIPAASEAEIGGDWYDAFAAQGNLVVSIGDVTGKGLEAAVLMSSVRHAIRVAAYQGLEPDAILAAANVALCAEFPDRYVTAFVGVLEPRTRRFAFSSAGHPMPFLRTAEARVREIGGAAGPPLGLIDAPPTLWRATLPEDGLLALYTDGLIESTRDVMDGLERVRAILAAEAIAHVAAPARLIRNTVLHDGIRDDVAILTITFDRERRWTFDAEDAFSAHAARASFVESLRPLVPPDADLDAAEIIFGELVGNVARHAPGPIDIGLTWDGDVPVLHVVDSGAGFDLVHTTADAMDESGRGLAIAEVLADELRVRRLPGRGSHVSARLRLRAC; this comes from the coding sequence GTGCGCAGCCCACAGCGCGCCGAGCGTGCCGTCGATCCGTCCATCACCGCCAGCCTGCCGGTTCTGGTGTGGATCACCGCGCCCGACGCCGGGCTCGTCTACGCCAACGAGCGCTGGCGGGAGTACACCGGCTCCGACGTGCTCGGCCTCTCGCGCTTCGAGGTGACCGAGCAGTTCGTCCACCCCGACGACCGCGTTCGCGTCAACGATTACTGGAAGGCGCGCCGCCTGCGGCGCGAGCCGGGCGAGATCGATTTCCGCATCCGCCGCGCCGACGGCGGGTTTCGCTGGCATCACGCATCGGTCGCACCGCGCATCGGCCCCGACGGTGACGTCGTCGACTGGATCGGCACGGCCGTCGACGTCGACGTGCCGAAGCGCAACGAATTCGCGCTGCAATTGCTCGGCGACATCAACGACGCGCTCGCGAGCGCGCTCGACCTCGATCAGGTCTTCTGGGCCGTCGGTCTCGTCGTGCCGAACGTCGCCGACTGGTGCGTCATCCATCTCCTGTGCGACGACGGTACGATCGAGACGCCCGCAATCCACCACCGCGATCCGGCCAAAGTCACCCTCGCCCGCGAGATGGTCGCGCTCTATCCCGTCGGGTATCGCAGCCCGACCGCGCGCGTCATCGATACCGGTGAGACGCTGTTCATCCCGGTCGTGCCGCCCGAACTCCGCGGCGCCGCCGCGCGCGACGCGCGCCATCGCGCGATGCTCGAACGCCTCGACATCCAGAGCGGGATCATCGTGCCGATGCGCGGCCGCGGCCGCGTCTTCGGCGCACTGCAATTCTCGAACGGCGCCGGCGAACGCACCTTCGACGCGATCGACCTGCGGACGGCGGAACTGATCGCCAAGCGTCTCGCGCTCGCGATCGAGAACGCGCGCGCGTTCGAGCGGGAGCGGCGCGTCGCCGACACGTTCCAGCTCGCCGCGCTTCCGCAGTCGCTCCCGCGGATCGAGGACATCGGTCTGGACGCGATCTACATCCCCGCGGCGTCGGAAGCCGAGATCGGCGGCGACTGGTACGACGCGTTCGCGGCGCAGGGAAACCTCGTCGTCTCGATCGGCGACGTGACCGGGAAGGGGCTCGAAGCCGCCGTCCTGATGAGCAGCGTGCGGCATGCGATCCGCGTCGCGGCGTACCAGGGGCTCGAACCCGACGCGATCCTCGCGGCGGCTAACGTCGCGCTGTGCGCGGAGTTTCCCGACCGCTACGTCACCGCGTTCGTCGGCGTGCTCGAACCGCGCACGCGGCGTTTTGCCTTCTCGTCGGCCGGTCATCCGATGCCGTTTCTGCGCACCGCCGAAGCGCGCGTGCGCGAGATCGGCGGCGCGGCCGGGCCGCCGCTGGGCCTGATCGACGCGCCGCCGACGCTGTGGCGCGCGACGCTCCCGGAAGACGGCCTGCTCGCGCTCTACACCGACGGTCTGATCGAGTCGACGCGCGACGTCATGGACGGACTCGAACGCGTGCGCGCGATCCTGGCCGCCGAAGCGATCGCGCACGTCGCGGCGCCGGCGCGGCTGATCCGCAACACGGTGCTGCACGACGGAATCCGTGACGACGTCGCGATCCTAACGATCACCTTCGACCGCGAGCGCCGCTGGACGTTCGATGCGGAAGATGCGTTCTCTGCCCACGCGGCGCGGGCGTCGTTCGTCGAGTCGCTGCGCCCGCTCGTCCCGCCCGACGCCGACCTCGATGCCGCCGAGATCATCTTCGGCGAACTCGTCGGCAACGTGGCGCGCCACGCCCCCGGACCGATCGACATCGGCCTCACCTGGGACGGCGACGTCCCGGTGCTGCACGTCGTCGATTCGGGCGCGGGTTTCGATTTGGTGCACACGACCGCCGACGCGATGGACGAGAGCGGCCGCGGGCTCGCGATCGCCGAGGTGCTCGCCGACGAACTGCGGGTGCGCCGCCTGCCCGGCCGCGGCTCGCACGTCAGCGCACGGCTGCGCCTGCGCGCGTGCTGA
- a CDS encoding carotenoid biosynthesis protein, with amino-acid sequence MKTSAWSFTVLHGLALCLGLFGLLVAIPHPELWAGQPAAMAFFAFALGKTGGTGMVLGAIAMLAYGGWALGWRRTLIFFAAATIISATAELTGTKTGWPFGGYEYTEFLGAKLLGRVPFAIPLSWFYMAFASFVLADAIVTARGGTNRTLWSIVLGTWLLTAWDLVLDPSMAAPQMQYIHFWVWHEHGPYFGMPLRNLAGWFGTGLLFIAVGRLAWNERTTPLPPVAIPFAVYAINVVWSMILSISAGMWPTAIAALLLSLAPAALALRARTPRAFA; translated from the coding sequence ATGAAAACCTCTGCCTGGTCGTTTACCGTTCTGCACGGGCTCGCGCTGTGCTTGGGACTGTTCGGCCTGCTCGTCGCGATCCCGCATCCCGAGTTGTGGGCCGGGCAGCCCGCGGCGATGGCGTTTTTCGCCTTCGCACTAGGGAAGACCGGCGGCACCGGGATGGTGCTCGGCGCGATCGCGATGCTCGCCTACGGCGGGTGGGCGCTGGGCTGGCGGCGCACGCTGATCTTCTTCGCCGCTGCGACGATCATCTCGGCGACGGCGGAGCTGACCGGGACGAAGACCGGCTGGCCGTTCGGCGGCTACGAGTACACCGAGTTTCTGGGCGCGAAACTGCTCGGCCGCGTGCCGTTCGCGATCCCGCTCTCGTGGTTCTACATGGCGTTCGCGTCGTTCGTCCTCGCCGACGCGATCGTCACCGCGCGCGGCGGAACGAACCGCACGCTGTGGTCGATCGTGCTCGGCACGTGGCTCCTCACCGCGTGGGATCTCGTGCTCGATCCGTCGATGGCGGCGCCGCAGATGCAGTACATCCACTTCTGGGTGTGGCACGAGCACGGTCCGTACTTCGGGATGCCGCTGCGCAATCTCGCCGGCTGGTTCGGCACCGGTTTGCTCTTCATCGCGGTCGGCCGGCTGGCGTGGAACGAACGCACGACGCCCCTTCCGCCGGTCGCCATTCCGTTCGCGGTGTACGCCATCAACGTCGTGTGGTCGATGATCCTGAGCATCTCGGCGGGGATGTGGCCGACGGCGATCGCCGCGCTGCTGCTCTCCCTCGCCCCCGCGGCGCTCGCGCTGCGCGCCCGGACGCCGCGCGCGTTCGCCTGA
- a CDS encoding 1-acyl-sn-glycerol-3-phosphate acyltransferase, with product MYPPPGMVGPRLIAAWALRTQSRDVQVDGLEHVPAHGPVLIVARHYHHLLDGAVLVQHVRRPLHIVVALDWTADARQRRWMERACRWSQWPVILRPATTPSAAAYDASEIARYLRSGLRDAAHLLRDGRAVVVFPEGYPAVDPTASPATPRARDAGGFLPFAAGYRTIAQLAQHGGSPPVAIVPLGFAYRRDGDRFDIVARFGAPLGLGDGPEAVERAVRSLSAPSIPAAFR from the coding sequence ATGTATCCGCCGCCGGGGATGGTCGGCCCGCGGCTCATCGCCGCGTGGGCGCTGCGCACGCAGTCGCGCGACGTGCAGGTCGACGGGCTCGAGCACGTCCCGGCGCACGGGCCGGTGCTGATCGTCGCGCGCCACTACCACCATCTGCTCGACGGCGCGGTGCTCGTGCAGCACGTGCGCCGGCCGCTGCACATCGTCGTCGCGCTCGACTGGACCGCCGACGCGCGCCAGCGGCGCTGGATGGAACGCGCGTGCCGCTGGTCGCAGTGGCCGGTGATCCTGCGCCCTGCGACGACGCCGAGCGCCGCGGCATACGACGCGAGCGAGATCGCGCGCTACCTGCGCTCGGGACTGCGCGATGCGGCGCACTTGCTGCGCGACGGACGCGCGGTCGTCGTCTTCCCCGAAGGCTATCCGGCCGTCGATCCGACCGCGTCGCCGGCGACGCCGCGGGCGCGCGACGCCGGCGGGTTTCTGCCGTTCGCTGCAGGCTATCGCACGATCGCGCAGTTGGCGCAGCACGGCGGCTCGCCTCCGGTCGCGATCGTCCCGCTCGGCTTCGCCTACCGGCGCGACGGCGATCGCTTCGACATCGTCGCGCGCTTCGGCGCGCCCCTCGGTCTCGGCGACGGTCCCGAAGCGGTGGAACGCGCGGTGCGCTCGTTGTCGGCGCCGTCGATCCCGGCGGCGTTCCGCTGA